The following proteins are encoded in a genomic region of Dyadobacter sp. UC 10:
- a CDS encoding SIMPL domain-containing protein: MKKAFFSSFLFAAAALSPAFSQVKSEQLMQVPNIEVAGFAEMEVVPDEIYFSISLREYYTDEKNQKDKVNISTLEKQLIKAVADAGLPKESLSISGVGGYQNYVDKKKKPATFLENKQYELKVASPEKLDGILSKVESRGVQYANVARVDHSKKEEFKKQVKIDALKAAKTKAEYLVASLDQKLGKVLEIKELDENLYFPQPVFAKANVRAFAAESADAVTDSEVQYQKIKISYRMQAAFEIK; encoded by the coding sequence ATGAAAAAAGCATTTTTTTCAAGTTTTCTTTTCGCCGCTGCAGCATTGTCTCCGGCATTTTCACAGGTTAAATCCGAACAACTTATGCAGGTTCCGAATATAGAAGTAGCCGGCTTTGCAGAGATGGAAGTTGTGCCCGACGAGATATATTTCAGCATCTCACTTCGGGAGTATTATACGGACGAAAAAAATCAGAAGGATAAGGTCAATATCAGTACGTTGGAAAAACAACTGATCAAGGCTGTGGCCGACGCCGGCCTGCCGAAAGAAAGCCTGTCGATCAGCGGAGTGGGTGGTTATCAGAATTACGTTGATAAAAAGAAAAAACCCGCGACTTTCCTTGAAAACAAACAGTATGAGCTGAAAGTGGCGAGCCCCGAAAAGCTTGACGGAATTTTGTCCAAAGTGGAAAGCCGTGGTGTACAATATGCCAATGTCGCCCGCGTAGACCATTCTAAAAAGGAGGAGTTTAAGAAACAGGTAAAAATCGACGCGCTGAAAGCAGCCAAAACCAAAGCTGAATATCTGGTTGCGTCACTGGATCAAAAGCTGGGCAAAGTGCTTGAAATAAAAGAACTGGACGAAAACCTGTATTTTCCGCAGCCTGTCTTCGCAAAGGCAAACGTCCGCGCATTTGCGGCCGAGTCGGCCGATGCCGTGACAGATAGCGAGGTGCAATACCAGAAGATCAAGATAAGCTACCGGATGCAGGCGGCTTTTGAAATTAAATAG
- the rpsU gene encoding 30S ribosomal protein S21 — translation MLIINIKDNESIDRALKRYKKKFERTGTMRQLRARTAFEKPSVRRRFEVLRAVYKEKTYGHLED, via the coding sequence ATGCTGATTATCAACATTAAAGACAACGAATCGATTGACCGCGCTCTTAAGCGTTACAAGAAGAAATTTGAAAGGACCGGTACAATGCGTCAGCTCCGTGCCCGTACAGCTTTCGAAAAACCATCTGTTAGACGTCGTTTCGAAGTTTTGCGTGCCGTTTATAAAGAGAAAACTTACGGTCATTTAGAAGACTAG
- a CDS encoding YtxH domain-containing protein translates to MGINSKHLATFILGAAAGVAAHKYLQTEEGEKLLEDLKTKANSLKAEAEGAFDKAPEYFEELKTKGSETLKGNFPDVETFLKDLYEKFVGNKGTGSSTTEVTPTPDPIS, encoded by the coding sequence ATGGGCATCAATTCAAAACATCTGGCCACATTCATTCTGGGCGCCGCGGCGGGAGTCGCTGCTCACAAGTATCTTCAGACGGAAGAAGGAGAGAAGCTTCTGGAAGATCTGAAGACAAAAGCGAATAGCCTGAAAGCGGAGGCCGAAGGCGCATTTGATAAAGCTCCTGAATACTTCGAAGAGCTGAAAACTAAAGGCTCAGAAACATTGAAAGGCAATTTCCCGGACGTGGAAACCTTTTTGAAGGATCTGTACGAAAAGTTTGTTGGTAACAAGGGAACAGGTTCCTCAACTACGGAAGTAACGCCAACACCAGATCCTATTTCCTAG
- the ggt gene encoding gamma-glutamyltransferase, protein MHLRYLLSICCLYLPSLVSAQKPVQETTGFYQFLSDDPNQKSFFSDRKGVIAQNGMVASAHPEASKVGVEILKAGGNAVDAAVAVQFALAVVHPSAGNLGGGGFLVLRDKTGKSFSIDFREKAPEKGHADMYLDKEKNIIPNASTLGRLASGVPGSVAGMAEAHAKYGKLPWKQLLQPAIDLAMKGVVQTQREARGLNAVKKDVERLNPGTKYFLNPSGKDWAEGDILIQKDLGKVLKRIQKKGRDGFYKGKVARLIVKDINQNGEGIISKNDLADYHAQWREAISENYKDYKIITMAPPSSGGIALIQLMRLTESYPLRKWGWHSDSTIQVMIEAERRVYADRAKFLGDPDFVKVPQETLMSRDYLAKRWTDFDWSKATDSKNVGGGTLPGYESLETTHFSVVDKEGNAVSLTTTLNGGYGSRVVIKGGGFFMNNEMDDFSIKAGAPNMYGLIGNKANAIAPGKRMLSSMTPTIIEKDGKLLMVVGTPGGSTIITSVYQTILNVLEHGMTMQQSVNALKFHHQWLPDVTTFEANAFSAASIKKLQDKGYRLEQQRNTIGRMDCILVLPDGTLEGGSDPRGDDTAVGY, encoded by the coding sequence GCTTTTACCAGTTTTTGTCCGATGACCCCAATCAAAAATCATTTTTCAGCGACCGGAAAGGAGTAATCGCTCAGAATGGCATGGTTGCATCGGCGCATCCCGAAGCTTCGAAAGTGGGTGTAGAAATTCTGAAAGCTGGTGGAAATGCCGTAGACGCTGCGGTGGCGGTTCAATTTGCGCTGGCTGTGGTGCATCCTTCGGCGGGTAACCTGGGTGGCGGCGGATTTTTGGTATTACGCGACAAAACCGGAAAGAGTTTCAGTATTGATTTCCGGGAAAAAGCCCCAGAAAAGGGCCACGCGGATATGTATCTCGACAAGGAAAAAAACATTATCCCCAATGCAAGTACACTAGGCCGGCTGGCGTCGGGTGTTCCCGGATCAGTAGCAGGAATGGCGGAAGCGCATGCGAAATATGGAAAGCTGCCATGGAAGCAGCTATTGCAGCCTGCGATAGACCTGGCCATGAAGGGAGTAGTGCAAACGCAGCGTGAGGCGAGAGGATTGAATGCGGTAAAAAAAGATGTCGAAAGATTGAATCCTGGCACCAAATACTTTCTCAACCCGTCTGGTAAAGATTGGGCCGAGGGTGATATTTTAATACAAAAGGATCTGGGGAAGGTTTTGAAAAGAATCCAGAAAAAGGGGCGGGACGGATTTTATAAAGGGAAAGTCGCCAGGCTTATTGTAAAGGATATTAATCAAAATGGAGAAGGTATCATCAGCAAAAACGACCTCGCCGACTATCACGCTCAATGGCGTGAGGCCATTTCTGAGAATTATAAGGATTACAAAATAATTACCATGGCGCCTCCTTCCAGCGGCGGTATAGCATTGATCCAGCTTATGCGGCTCACCGAATCTTACCCGCTCCGAAAATGGGGGTGGCATAGCGACTCGACGATACAGGTGATGATCGAAGCGGAACGCAGGGTATACGCCGACCGTGCCAAATTTCTCGGCGATCCTGACTTTGTAAAAGTCCCGCAGGAAACACTCATGAGCAGGGATTATCTCGCGAAAAGATGGACGGATTTTGACTGGAGCAAAGCTACTGACAGTAAGAATGTCGGCGGAGGCACATTGCCGGGTTATGAGAGCCTGGAAACAACTCACTTTTCAGTCGTCGATAAAGAAGGAAATGCAGTATCCCTCACTACCACATTGAACGGCGGCTACGGAAGCCGGGTGGTTATCAAAGGCGGAGGCTTTTTCATGAATAATGAAATGGATGATTTCAGTATCAAAGCCGGTGCACCAAATATGTACGGACTGATTGGTAATAAAGCCAATGCCATTGCGCCGGGTAAAAGAATGCTTTCTTCCATGACGCCCACTATTATTGAAAAAGATGGGAAGCTGCTGATGGTCGTGGGTACACCCGGCGGCTCGACGATCATTACATCGGTTTATCAGACCATATTAAATGTATTGGAACATGGAATGACCATGCAACAGTCAGTGAATGCATTGAAATTTCATCATCAATGGCTGCCGGATGTAACCACCTTTGAAGCAAACGCATTCTCGGCTGCCTCTATCAAGAAACTGCAGGATAAAGGCTACAGGCTGGAACAGCAGCGCAATACGATCGGGCGGATGGATTGCATTCTGGTATTGCCCGACGGAACACTGGAAGGCGGCTCAGATCCCAGGGGAGACGACACAGCAGTCGGGTATTGA
- a CDS encoding tyrosine-type recombinase/integrase — MIASFLEFLTFEKRASAHTVKSYQTDLDQFQKYLLFQYDCDTPESAQPAMLRSWIVSLMEEGLNPTSVNRKIASLRSYYGFLRRKQLIPKDPTKVLSALKTRKKLPAFVEEKAMEMLFQEDFFTDDFTGRRDRVVLELLYGSGIRLAELLDLEVKHLNLPARTIRVFGKRSKERIVPVGASLVKLLSDYLVQRADIAETDSLIITDSGKAGYPVFVQRLVKKHLSAVTTLTQKSPHVLRHTYATHLLNRGADLNAIKELLGHANLAATQIYTHNSIEKLKKTHQQAHPKA, encoded by the coding sequence ATGATAGCCTCATTTCTGGAATTCCTGACATTTGAGAAACGTGCCAGCGCGCATACGGTGAAATCTTACCAGACAGATCTGGATCAGTTTCAAAAGTATCTGTTGTTTCAATATGACTGCGATACTCCGGAATCCGCCCAGCCGGCCATGCTTCGCTCATGGATAGTCAGTTTGATGGAGGAAGGATTGAATCCAACTTCTGTAAACCGGAAAATAGCTTCTCTCCGAAGTTATTATGGTTTTTTACGACGAAAGCAGCTGATTCCAAAAGATCCGACCAAGGTATTGTCTGCATTAAAAACCCGGAAAAAACTTCCTGCTTTTGTAGAGGAAAAAGCTATGGAAATGCTTTTTCAGGAGGATTTTTTTACTGACGATTTCACAGGTAGGCGCGACAGGGTGGTACTAGAATTGTTATACGGAAGTGGTATTCGTCTGGCTGAATTGCTTGACCTTGAAGTGAAACATCTCAACCTGCCGGCGCGAACGATCCGTGTTTTTGGAAAAAGGTCCAAAGAGCGTATTGTACCTGTCGGTGCCTCGCTTGTCAAACTTTTATCTGATTATCTTGTGCAAAGAGCGGATATTGCGGAAACGGATAGTCTGATCATAACAGATTCAGGAAAAGCGGGTTATCCGGTTTTCGTTCAAAGATTGGTGAAAAAGCATTTGTCCGCCGTAACTACACTTACTCAGAAAAGCCCTCACGTGCTGCGTCACACTTACGCGACGCACCTGCTGAACCGGGGCGCCGACCTGAATGCGATCAAGGAATTACTCGGGCACGCTAATCTTGCTGCAACTCAGATTTATACGCACAACTCCATCGAAAAGCTGAAAAAAACACATCAGCAAGCCCATCCGAAAGCCTGA
- a CDS encoding cupin domain-containing protein encodes MKPAKYWIDKYGLLPHPEGGYYAETYRAAETIDPQGLPIRFNGARSFSTGIYFLLESHHFSAFHRIQSDEMWHFYAGEALEIFVIDPETRELEIIRLGNNPDKGEAFQAVVPAGKWFGSRPAKGSSYALVGCTVAPGFDFQDFEMAEREALKAEFPEFSGLIGELTRIS; translated from the coding sequence ATGAAACCAGCGAAGTATTGGATTGACAAGTACGGATTGCTGCCTCATCCCGAGGGAGGGTATTACGCAGAGACTTATAGGGCTGCGGAAACGATTGATCCGCAGGGTTTGCCCATCCGTTTTAACGGCGCCCGCTCTTTTTCAACTGGCATTTATTTTCTGTTGGAAAGCCATCATTTTTCTGCATTTCACAGGATCCAATCGGATGAAATGTGGCATTTCTATGCAGGAGAAGCGCTTGAAATTTTTGTAATTGATCCAGAAACGAGGGAGCTTGAAATTATCAGATTAGGCAATAATCCTGATAAAGGCGAGGCTTTTCAGGCGGTTGTACCTGCTGGAAAGTGGTTTGGCTCGCGACCTGCGAAAGGAAGTAGCTATGCCTTGGTTGGCTGTACCGTGGCGCCGGGTTTCGATTTCCAGGATTTTGAAATGGCCGAAAGAGAAGCATTAAAAGCAGAATTCCCCGAATTCAGCGGGCTGATCGGGGAATTGACAAGAATAAGCTAG
- the nudK gene encoding GDP-mannose pyrophosphatase NudK translates to MNSNVKIVNEEILSDNWYTLRKYTFDYQRADGQWERQSREAYDRGNGATILLYNTEKQTVVLTRQFRLPTYTNGNTNGMLIEACAGLLDRDNAEDCIRRETEEETGYKLTSVKKIFEAYMSPGSVTEILYFFVAEYSDDMKVSNGGGCDTEQENIEVMEIPFTEAQAMLARGEIRDAKTIMLLQYAQIHHLIKEKQTEDQF, encoded by the coding sequence ATGAATAGCAACGTAAAAATTGTAAACGAAGAGATATTATCAGATAACTGGTACACGCTTAGAAAATATACTTTCGACTACCAGCGCGCCGATGGGCAGTGGGAACGCCAGAGCCGGGAAGCTTACGATAGAGGGAATGGGGCGACTATATTACTGTATAATACTGAAAAGCAGACGGTTGTATTAACAAGACAGTTTAGACTGCCTACTTACACCAATGGAAATACAAATGGAATGCTGATTGAAGCATGCGCCGGACTCCTCGACCGCGACAATGCGGAAGATTGCATACGAAGAGAAACAGAGGAAGAAACCGGCTATAAACTTACGTCTGTCAAAAAAATCTTCGAAGCATACATGTCTCCGGGCTCCGTGACAGAGATTCTCTATTTCTTTGTCGCGGAATACTCCGACGATATGAAGGTAAGTAACGGCGGCGGCTGCGATACCGAGCAGGAAAATATTGAAGTGATGGAAATTCCATTCACCGAAGCTCAGGCAATGCTGGCACGCGGGGAAATACGGGACGCTAAAACGATCATGCTATTGCAATACGCGCAAATACATCATCTGATAAAAGAAAAGCAGACTGAAGATCAATTCTGA
- a CDS encoding MarR family winged helix-turn-helix transcriptional regulator translates to MTHHSDHRAYFFKIDTTIKKIRNALQKQLTEAGFDLTVDQWVLIDHIFRKQGISQNELAEMTFKDPPTVTRIIDLLEKKGLVERGPAAGDRRKFNLFLTKNGESCYNKAFPIVADIRRKGWGSLNDSDYQHFVRIMDSIYQNFT, encoded by the coding sequence ATGACACATCATTCGGATCATCGGGCCTATTTTTTTAAAATAGACACGACTATCAAAAAGATTCGTAACGCCTTACAGAAACAATTAACAGAAGCAGGTTTTGATCTGACAGTAGATCAGTGGGTATTGATTGACCATATATTTCGAAAACAGGGAATCAGTCAGAACGAACTGGCTGAAATGACTTTTAAAGATCCGCCGACTGTAACGCGGATCATCGATCTGCTGGAAAAAAAGGGGCTTGTGGAACGCGGACCTGCCGCCGGTGACCGCAGAAAATTTAACCTCTTTCTTACCAAAAATGGTGAGTCCTGTTACAACAAGGCATTTCCGATCGTAGCTGATATTCGCAGAAAAGGCTGGGGCAGTCTTAATGATTCTGACTATCAACATTTTGTGCGTATTATGGACTCGATTTACCAGAATTTTACCTGA
- a CDS encoding phosphoenolpyruvate carboxylase: MNNSFQDAVVTKYNIFNSLFLSLPYRGIFQTGSLLPILTQQSETGFQEGKSPKEIIEHFFSELLETATPKERTDLLFLFIQYIERQVVLFDSVEDAAFDQTHDLTGKGSVTYLTERLESDELKKKLLAKLEDFSVRIVLTAHPTQFYSGKVLGIINDLEDAIKKNDFTEVNQLLLQLGKTAFINHEKPSPFDEAVSLCWFLENVYYDAIPSILEKLINGLGMSVHDWPYPNVFRLGFWPGGDRDGNPFVNPETTLQVAERLRETLLRSYYRDLRTLKRRLTFKGVDEAVSLAERKMNSTIFGPFDQGYANAQELIDELLSAREVLVTKHQGLFVELLDNFILKLNLFGFFFASLDVRQDSRKHGKAWEDILKRLEKKIPLLKYSDFEGWDEEKKIEMLLSLNIPLRDEDYEDPLTKDILGSIRAIKTIQEKNGEKGAHRYVISNNTSALNVMQVVALAKNLIADVNGKLALDVVPLFETVDDLANAPEIMTRLYRNEFYRNHLQNRENHQTIMVGFSDGTKDGGYLRANWSIYRAKEELTKVSREFGIKVTFFDGRGGPPARGGGNNHNFYSSLGSDIEDKEIQLTVQGQTISSNYGTVTTAMYNLERLFTAGLENHLFRGNRAEDELSSEDKTLIEEMAVAAYESYLELKNHPMFVKYLDKKTPLRFYGQTNIGSRPTKRGNDDEGLKFEDLRAIPFVGSWAQMKQNVPGFYGFGSAIRQMEGENKVEDIKQLYKKSLFFRTLIENSMQSLSKAFFPATKYLRDEEEYREFWDKMYDEFILTRDLLLDVSGQKELLDSNNVTKVSIKTRERIVLPLITIQQYALQMLASDPKDLTADVETYNQLIMRAMFGIINAARNSA, translated from the coding sequence ATGAATAACAGTTTTCAGGACGCAGTTGTAACGAAGTATAATATTTTCAACAGCCTTTTTCTGAGTTTGCCTTACAGGGGTATTTTTCAGACGGGCTCGTTACTTCCAATACTGACCCAGCAGAGTGAAACAGGTTTTCAGGAAGGAAAATCGCCCAAAGAAATCATTGAGCACTTTTTCTCGGAATTACTAGAAACCGCAACGCCAAAAGAAAGAACAGATCTGCTCTTTTTATTTATACAGTATATTGAAAGACAGGTAGTTCTGTTCGATTCTGTTGAAGACGCCGCTTTTGATCAGACGCACGACCTGACTGGCAAAGGCTCCGTCACTTATTTGACAGAGCGACTCGAGAGCGACGAACTGAAAAAGAAGCTGCTCGCAAAACTCGAAGATTTTAGTGTCCGAATTGTCTTAACTGCACATCCGACGCAATTTTATTCAGGAAAGGTACTTGGAATCATCAACGACCTGGAAGATGCAATAAAGAAAAATGATTTCACGGAGGTAAATCAGCTGCTTTTGCAACTTGGAAAAACAGCATTTATCAATCATGAAAAACCCAGCCCGTTTGATGAGGCGGTTAGCCTTTGCTGGTTTTTGGAAAATGTATATTATGACGCAATTCCCTCCATTCTAGAAAAACTGATCAATGGATTGGGCATGAGTGTGCATGACTGGCCCTATCCAAATGTTTTCAGGCTCGGCTTCTGGCCAGGCGGCGACCGGGACGGAAATCCATTCGTTAACCCTGAAACTACTTTGCAGGTGGCTGAAAGACTGCGGGAAACACTTTTACGCAGTTATTACCGCGATCTACGCACATTGAAGAGAAGACTCACTTTTAAGGGAGTTGATGAAGCGGTGTCGCTGGCGGAAAGAAAAATGAACAGTACGATCTTCGGTCCTTTTGATCAGGGATATGCGAATGCGCAGGAGCTGATCGATGAACTGTTATCTGCACGCGAAGTGCTGGTAACCAAGCATCAGGGGCTTTTCGTAGAGTTGCTGGATAATTTTATACTGAAACTTAATCTGTTCGGATTTTTCTTCGCAAGTCTTGATGTTCGTCAGGACAGCAGAAAGCACGGGAAAGCGTGGGAGGATATTCTCAAGAGACTCGAAAAGAAAATCCCGCTATTGAAATACAGCGACTTTGAAGGCTGGGACGAGGAGAAGAAAATTGAAATGCTGCTGTCGCTCAATATTCCGTTACGCGACGAAGATTACGAAGATCCGCTCACAAAAGATATACTTGGCTCAATCCGGGCGATCAAAACGATCCAGGAAAAAAATGGCGAAAAAGGTGCTCACCGCTATGTGATCAGCAATAACACATCTGCATTGAATGTAATGCAGGTAGTTGCATTAGCGAAGAACCTTATCGCAGATGTAAACGGCAAACTGGCGCTCGACGTGGTGCCACTGTTTGAGACAGTGGACGATCTTGCGAATGCGCCGGAAATTATGACCAGGCTCTATCGGAACGAATTTTACCGCAATCATCTGCAAAATCGTGAGAATCACCAGACTATTATGGTCGGTTTTTCTGACGGAACAAAAGACGGAGGGTATCTTCGAGCCAACTGGTCGATCTACCGTGCGAAAGAAGAATTAACAAAAGTGTCGCGCGAATTTGGAATCAAAGTCACATTTTTCGACGGAAGAGGCGGACCTCCGGCAAGGGGCGGAGGTAACAACCACAACTTCTACTCGTCTCTCGGATCGGATATCGAAGATAAGGAAATTCAGTTAACAGTTCAGGGCCAGACGATTAGCTCCAATTATGGAACAGTTACTACAGCCATGTATAATCTGGAAAGATTGTTTACGGCAGGGCTGGAAAATCATTTGTTCCGTGGAAACCGGGCTGAGGATGAACTGAGCAGCGAAGACAAAACATTGATCGAGGAAATGGCGGTCGCCGCATACGAGTCGTACCTGGAACTCAAAAACCACCCGATGTTTGTAAAGTATCTGGATAAAAAGACGCCATTGCGCTTCTATGGCCAGACAAATATCGGCAGCCGCCCAACAAAGCGTGGAAATGACGATGAGGGGTTGAAATTTGAAGATTTGCGGGCTATTCCGTTTGTCGGCTCCTGGGCGCAAATGAAACAGAATGTACCCGGTTTCTATGGTTTTGGATCTGCAATCCGCCAGATGGAGGGTGAAAACAAGGTTGAGGATATTAAGCAGCTTTATAAGAAGTCGCTGTTTTTCCGGACACTCATAGAAAATTCAATGCAGTCGCTTTCAAAGGCATTTTTCCCTGCTACCAAATATCTTCGTGATGAAGAGGAGTACCGGGAGTTTTGGGACAAGATGTACGATGAATTTATCCTGACGCGAGATTTGCTGCTGGATGTTTCCGGTCAAAAGGAGCTATTGGACAGCAATAACGTTACAAAAGTTTCTATTAAAACGCGCGAACGAATTGTGTTGCCACTGATCACAATTCAGCAATACGCACTTCAAATGCTCGCCAGCGACCCCAAAGATTTGACGGCAGATGTAGAAACTTACAACCAGCTGATTATGCGCGCGATGTTTGGTATTATCAATGCGGCGCGGAATTCGGCTTAG
- a CDS encoding Ppx/GppA phosphatase family protein, which produces MSARLSIIDLGTNTFHLLIVEKEENRFSTIFHDSKPARIGLGGINKKIITAEATDRALNVLQYFQEKLDHFDIKPENTFAFGTSAIRNAENQAEFCDAVSAKTGIRITVIDGNKEAEYIYNGVRFGTNIGDAPALIMDIGGGSVEFIIGNHAQIFWKQSFEIGGQRLMEKFMRNDPLSVADKKNIYNYFEEHLIPLANAVHQYAPEKLIGSSGTFDTLVDIDFQYRTKKAPPSGQTDFDLTVQEFYRAYSLILSGNHDERMQIPGMIELRVDMIVVAVCLVDYVLKTYGIQQIQVSSYALKEGVLAQLLAA; this is translated from the coding sequence ATGAGCGCCAGACTCAGTATTATTGATTTAGGAACAAACACTTTTCATCTCTTAATTGTCGAAAAGGAAGAAAACCGGTTTTCAACTATTTTTCATGACAGCAAACCTGCGCGTATAGGTTTAGGAGGGATCAACAAAAAAATAATTACTGCGGAGGCTACGGACCGGGCTCTCAATGTACTGCAATACTTTCAGGAAAAGCTTGATCATTTTGATATAAAGCCGGAAAATACTTTCGCATTTGGTACCAGTGCGATTCGCAATGCTGAAAATCAGGCGGAATTTTGCGATGCAGTATCGGCTAAAACCGGAATCCGCATTACTGTTATCGATGGAAATAAGGAAGCTGAATACATTTATAATGGCGTGCGGTTTGGGACCAATATTGGCGATGCGCCCGCGCTGATCATGGATATCGGCGGCGGAAGCGTTGAGTTTATTATAGGTAACCACGCTCAGATTTTCTGGAAACAGAGTTTTGAAATCGGCGGCCAGCGGCTTATGGAGAAATTCATGCGAAACGATCCGCTTTCTGTTGCCGACAAGAAAAATATCTACAATTATTTTGAAGAGCACCTCATCCCGTTGGCGAATGCAGTACACCAATATGCGCCCGAAAAACTGATCGGCTCCTCGGGAACCTTCGATACACTGGTGGATATTGATTTTCAATACCGCACAAAGAAGGCACCCCCGTCCGGGCAAACCGACTTTGATTTGACAGTTCAGGAGTTTTACAGGGCGTATAGTCTGATACTATCTGGAAACCATGACGAGCGAATGCAAATTCCGGGTATGATCGAGCTGCGGGTTGATATGATCGTAGTGGCAGTGTGCCTGGTCGACTATGTTTTGAAAACTTATGGAATTCAACAAATCCAGGTATCAAGTTATGCGCTCAAAGAGGGCGTTTTAGCCCAGTTATTAGCCGCCTGA